GCCGTAGTCCTTGCGCAGCGGGAATCCCTTCCACCCATCCGGCAACAGGATGCGCCGCATGTCCGGATGCCCCTCGAACTCGACGCCGAACATGTCGTAGACCTCGCGCTCCAGCCAGTTCGCCGTCTCCCAGAGCGGCACCGAGCTGGGCGGCTTCTCGCCGTCCTTGACGCTGGTCTTCACGCGCACGCGCTCGTTGTGCGCGAACGAGTAGAGGATCCACACCACCTCGAACGGTTCCGGCTTGTCGGGATAGTGCACCGCGGTGACGTCGACGCAGTAATCGAACTTCTCGTCGTCGCGCAGCGACCGCAGCACGTCGAAGACGACTTCCTTGTTCACGACGAAGTAGTTCTGACCGAGGTAGGTCAGCGCGTCCTTGATGCCCGAGCCGTACAGTCCCTTCAGTTTCGCGACGCGCGGGTGCTCCCATGGCGTCGCCGCGGGACCGGCGGGCTTGGGCGGCGGCGCGGCATGGCCGGCGGCTGCGCCGGGCGGCGTCGGCTGGACTTTGGCGGGGTCTTTGCCCTGCGCGGCGTCGCCGGCCTTGCCGGGCGCGACGTTCTGGCCGGCGGCGGTAACGGGCTGCGCGGGCGGCTTGTCGCCACCACTCGCTTGCGGGTCCGAGGGATTGCGTTTGGTTTCGTCAGCCATGCAGGGAGCGACTGCTAACCGCGCAAATCGTGGAAGAACCTTACTTTCTAACAGCTTGCATATTGAGTGTCAACGCCGCGAAAAACTGAACGGGGCGGCTTCAGCCGCCCCGCAAATCGTCACTCGACAATCGTAAATCGGCAATGGGTTACACCCACTCGAGCGCTCCCTT
This DNA window, taken from Terriglobales bacterium, encodes the following:
- a CDS encoding NADH-quinone oxidoreductase subunit C, which codes for MADETKRNPSDPQASGGDKPPAQPVTAAGQNVAPGKAGDAAQGKDPAKVQPTPPGAAAGHAAPPPKPAGPAATPWEHPRVAKLKGLYGSGIKDALTYLGQNYFVVNKEVVFDVLRSLRDDEKFDYCVDVTAVHYPDKPEPFEVVWILYSFAHNERVRVKTSVKDGEKPPSSVPLWETANWLEREVYDMFGVEFEGHPDMRRILLPDGWKGFPLRKDYGIIQQDNEWVKINLGIESGQ